A stretch of the Phycisphaeraceae bacterium genome encodes the following:
- a CDS encoding aldehyde dehydrogenase family protein produces MPTHLPLDSVIESAASAIRWLRTTDRSALLDAIAGSLSANRDSIIRTTADETALTPDELAPEFDRMVGTLAMFADVLREGSWLRAAIDPHWRAPTLPPPPHSAPIPNGCIGPNHDVRRMLIPLPGVVAVFGASNFPLAYGVCGGDTASALAAGCPVVVKEHPAHVKTGRLLARIAADACRERSGPKGVLGYIPDADPGADFRTARDLVSHPSVVAVGFTGSPGAGLALDRMARERPTPIPVFAEMGSTNLVLVTRDAATQRPREIADELAASILSRFGQQCTNTGLILLDAPDTSATDDRHPFFARLRESLLAGRPRRMLSPAVHRGYRDRLNDLAAAPETDARMHAPPHTGLAPLVDVPAIIFARPGPDLFDSPRFRAEIFGPACIASTIDLSRLEPLIALLRGVTGTSPWGALVASVYLGETIRPEDRAVVEMLQHAAGRLVINGPPTGVRVSAGTVHAGPFPATNRPDATAVGPLAIERWCRPVCFQNCPEALLPPELRDANPLNLVRLVNGSWTRDAVRPSSR; encoded by the coding sequence ATGCCCACCCACCTGCCCCTCGATTCCGTGATCGAGTCCGCGGCCAGCGCGATACGCTGGCTCCGCACCACAGATCGGTCCGCGCTTCTTGACGCCATCGCCGGCTCGCTCTCCGCGAACCGCGACTCGATCATCCGGACCACCGCGGACGAAACCGCCCTCACCCCCGACGAACTCGCCCCCGAGTTCGACCGCATGGTCGGGACCCTCGCCATGTTCGCCGACGTCCTGCGCGAAGGCTCATGGCTCCGCGCGGCGATCGATCCCCACTGGCGCGCCCCCACGCTCCCCCCTCCGCCGCACTCGGCCCCCATCCCCAACGGGTGCATCGGCCCCAACCACGACGTCCGCCGGATGCTCATCCCGCTCCCCGGCGTCGTCGCGGTCTTCGGCGCCAGCAACTTCCCCCTCGCCTACGGCGTCTGTGGCGGCGACACCGCCAGCGCCCTGGCGGCCGGTTGCCCCGTGGTCGTCAAGGAACATCCCGCTCACGTCAAGACCGGCCGGCTCCTCGCCCGCATCGCCGCCGACGCTTGCCGCGAGCGCAGCGGGCCCAAAGGGGTGCTCGGCTACATCCCCGATGCCGACCCCGGCGCCGACTTCCGTACTGCCCGTGACCTTGTTTCACACCCCTCTGTCGTCGCGGTCGGCTTCACCGGCTCCCCCGGCGCCGGCCTCGCCCTCGATCGCATGGCACGCGAGCGGCCGACGCCCATCCCCGTGTTTGCCGAGATGGGCAGCACCAACCTCGTCCTGGTCACCCGCGACGCCGCCACCCAGCGCCCCCGGGAGATCGCCGACGAACTCGCGGCCTCGATCCTCTCCCGATTCGGCCAGCAGTGCACCAACACCGGGCTGATCCTGCTCGATGCGCCCGACACCTCAGCCACGGACGACAGGCACCCGTTCTTTGCTCGTCTGCGCGAGTCCCTGCTGGCCGGCCGTCCCCGCCGAATGCTCTCGCCCGCTGTTCATCGCGGCTACCGCGACCGCCTCAACGATCTCGCCGCGGCTCCTGAGACGGACGCCAGGATGCACGCGCCCCCGCACACCGGTCTGGCGCCGCTCGTCGATGTGCCCGCGATCATCTTCGCGCGACCTGGCCCGGACCTCTTTGATTCCCCCCGCTTCCGCGCCGAGATCTTCGGCCCCGCGTGCATCGCCTCAACGATCGATCTCTCGCGACTAGAACCGCTCATCGCCCTGCTCCGCGGCGTCACCGGCACGTCACCGTGGGGCGCACTCGTAGCCAGCGTCTACCTCGGCGAGACCATCCGTCCCGAAGACCGCGCGGTGGTCGAGATGCTCCAGCACGCCGCGGGCCGACTCGTTATCAACGGCCCTCCCACCGGCGTCCGCGTCTCGGCGGGTACGGTCCACGCGGGCCCCTTCCCCGCCACCAACCGCCCGGACGCCACAGCCGTCGGCCCGCTGGCCATCGAGCGATGGTGCCGGCCGGTCTGCTTCCAGAACTGCCCCGAGGCGCTCCTGCCGCCCGAACTCCGCGATGCGAATCCGTTGAATCTGGTCCGACTGGTCAACGGCTCCTGGACGCGCGACGCGGTCCGGCCCTCGAGCCGCTGA
- a CDS encoding YifB family Mg chelatase-like AAA ATPase yields the protein MIARVQSFLLQGIEAHPCEVEVDLNEAVGTGSEQARAVVVGLPDAAVKESFERMRAAIENSGYAFPMGRVVINLAPADVRKEGPLYDLPIAIGVLMSAGVLSGTSTRRAYSGAGAAGRARSGAGGSGVDAAGDGDEKFEFDPRQYLFAGELALDGRLRPVRGVIAMATLAAAKGAKGVVVPHENVSEAALVPGIEAIGVRTLTEVVGIIAGDIEARPAPAVDVAAMLATAAASVDFGDVRGQEAVKRAIVVAAAGGHNVLMLGPAGTGKTMMARALPGVLPPLTVDEAIEITRIYSAAGQLPEGQGLVTARPVRSPHHTASSAAIVGGGAVPKPGEISLAHRGVLFLDELPEFPRIVLETLRQPLEDHVVTIARSHSAVRFPASFMLVCAMNPTPKGDMPTSEVSRGAMERYLSRLSGPLIDRIDIHIEAPAVSWKHLSGEARGTSSAQMREQALRARERQIARQGAGTTNARLSGRQLDSMAAIDEPTRVMLGRAMTELGLSARAYDKVRRVARTIADLAGSEAVSAAHVTEAISYRLLDRKV from the coding sequence ATGATTGCCCGCGTTCAGTCGTTTCTGTTGCAAGGGATCGAGGCGCACCCGTGCGAGGTTGAGGTGGACCTCAACGAGGCGGTCGGCACGGGGTCCGAGCAGGCGCGGGCCGTGGTCGTTGGGCTGCCCGACGCCGCGGTGAAGGAATCGTTCGAGCGGATGCGGGCGGCGATCGAGAACAGCGGGTACGCCTTCCCGATGGGGCGGGTGGTGATCAACCTGGCGCCGGCGGATGTGCGGAAGGAGGGGCCACTCTACGACCTGCCGATCGCGATCGGCGTGCTGATGTCGGCCGGGGTGCTCTCGGGAACCTCGACGCGCCGGGCGTACAGCGGCGCGGGGGCGGCGGGGCGAGCCCGGTCCGGTGCGGGGGGTTCGGGGGTCGACGCGGCGGGGGACGGGGATGAGAAGTTCGAGTTCGATCCGCGCCAGTACCTCTTCGCGGGGGAACTCGCGCTGGACGGGCGGCTGCGGCCGGTGCGCGGCGTAATCGCGATGGCGACGCTCGCCGCGGCGAAGGGGGCCAAGGGGGTCGTCGTGCCGCACGAGAACGTGAGCGAGGCGGCGCTGGTGCCGGGGATCGAGGCGATCGGGGTGAGGACGCTGACGGAGGTGGTGGGGATCATCGCCGGCGATATCGAGGCGAGGCCGGCGCCGGCGGTGGACGTCGCGGCGATGCTGGCGACCGCCGCGGCGTCGGTGGACTTCGGGGATGTGCGGGGGCAGGAGGCGGTGAAGCGGGCGATCGTGGTGGCGGCGGCCGGCGGGCACAACGTTCTGATGCTCGGCCCCGCCGGGACGGGCAAGACGATGATGGCGCGGGCGCTGCCGGGCGTCCTGCCGCCGCTGACGGTGGACGAGGCGATCGAGATCACGCGGATCTACTCCGCCGCGGGGCAGTTGCCCGAGGGGCAGGGGCTGGTGACGGCCCGGCCGGTGCGTTCGCCGCACCACACGGCGTCGTCCGCGGCGATCGTGGGGGGCGGGGCGGTGCCCAAGCCGGGGGAGATCTCGCTGGCGCACCGGGGGGTGCTGTTCCTGGACGAACTGCCGGAGTTTCCGCGGATCGTGCTGGAGACGCTGCGGCAACCGCTGGAGGACCACGTGGTGACGATCGCGCGGTCGCACTCGGCGGTGCGGTTCCCGGCGTCGTTCATGCTGGTGTGCGCGATGAACCCGACGCCCAAGGGGGATATGCCGACCAGCGAGGTGTCGCGCGGGGCGATGGAGCGGTACCTGTCGCGCCTGTCGGGGCCGCTGATCGACCGGATCGATATCCACATCGAAGCGCCGGCGGTGTCGTGGAAGCACCTCTCCGGGGAGGCGCGGGGGACCAGCAGCGCGCAGATGCGGGAGCAGGCGCTGCGGGCCCGGGAGCGGCAGATCGCGCGGCAGGGGGCGGGGACCACGAACGCGCGCCTGTCGGGGCGGCAACTGGACTCGATGGCGGCGATCGACGAGCCGACGCGGGTGATGCTGGGCCGGGCGATGACGGAACTAGGCCTGTCGGCCCGGGCGTACGACAAGGTTCGGCGGGTGGCGCGGACGATCGCGGACCTTGCGGGGAGCGAGGCGGTGTCGGCGGCGCACGTGACGGAGGCGATCTCGTACCGGTTGCTGGATCGGAAGGTGTGA
- a CDS encoding DUF3300 domain-containing protein, producing MRQSLVQLFLLGLALTAGTAAGMTRQPSTPPGAVGGAKPQVPQSTLSDADLEEMLAPIALYPDPLLANVLAASVYPDQVKAAGDLVNSGGDDAKIEATDWEPSVKMVAAVPEVIKMMNQYMDWTKALGEAYVVQSSDVMAAVQKLRARAQANGALKSTPQQTVVTSGDTIIIQPAQPNVIYVPTYNPTVVYAAPSSSSVVAAGVIGFGMGVAVGAIIANNSCGCNWHGGYVCWGGGWGGSHYSNVNINRNVNINNNNININNRNTNVNAVTREGARWQPNTQRMNPALAQGQTPNLSNYRNAGAGGAAASIPNRQPGAAPIASRPAPRPSTTSAARPSPGASSISKPSSMPTARPSSMTTSRPTSMPSSRPSSASPSSRPAIPPTRSSMGSTPSSSRPSAFSTGGGGGGRAAAAQRGSFSRGGGGRGRR from the coding sequence ATGCGACAGTCGCTTGTTCAACTGTTTCTGCTGGGCCTGGCCCTCACGGCCGGCACGGCGGCGGGCATGACGCGGCAACCCTCGACACCGCCCGGCGCGGTCGGCGGGGCCAAGCCTCAGGTGCCCCAGAGCACGCTCTCGGACGCCGACCTTGAAGAGATGCTCGCGCCGATCGCGCTGTACCCGGATCCGCTGCTGGCCAACGTGCTCGCGGCGTCGGTCTATCCGGACCAGGTGAAGGCCGCGGGGGACCTGGTGAACTCCGGCGGCGACGACGCCAAGATCGAGGCGACCGACTGGGAACCGTCGGTGAAAATGGTCGCCGCGGTGCCCGAGGTCATCAAGATGATGAACCAGTACATGGATTGGACGAAGGCGCTGGGGGAGGCGTACGTCGTGCAGTCGTCGGACGTGATGGCGGCGGTGCAGAAACTCCGGGCCCGGGCCCAGGCCAACGGGGCGCTCAAGTCGACACCGCAGCAGACGGTGGTGACCAGCGGGGACACGATCATCATCCAGCCGGCCCAGCCGAACGTGATCTACGTGCCGACGTACAACCCGACGGTCGTGTACGCGGCGCCGAGTTCCAGTTCGGTGGTCGCCGCGGGCGTGATCGGGTTCGGGATGGGGGTGGCGGTGGGGGCGATCATCGCCAACAACAGCTGCGGGTGCAACTGGCACGGCGGGTACGTGTGCTGGGGCGGGGGATGGGGCGGGAGCCACTACTCGAACGTGAACATCAACCGCAACGTCAACATCAACAACAACAACATCAATATCAACAACCGGAACACCAACGTGAACGCGGTGACGCGCGAGGGGGCACGCTGGCAGCCGAACACGCAGCGGATGAACCCCGCCCTGGCGCAGGGCCAGACCCCCAACCTGTCGAACTACCGCAACGCCGGGGCGGGCGGCGCCGCGGCGAGCATCCCGAACCGGCAGCCGGGCGCGGCGCCGATCGCGAGCCGGCCGGCGCCGAGACCGTCGACGACTTCGGCCGCGCGCCCCTCGCCCGGGGCGTCGTCGATCAGCAAGCCCTCGTCGATGCCAACGGCACGGCCCTCGTCGATGACGACGTCGCGGCCGACCTCGATGCCCTCGTCACGCCCTTCATCGGCGTCGCCGTCCTCCAGGCCCGCGATTCCGCCGACCCGGTCGTCAATGGGCTCGACGCCCTCCTCGTCGAGGCCCAGCGCGTTCAGCACGGGCGGCGGCGGGGGCGGGCGCGCGGCGGCGGCCCAGCGCGGATCGTTCAGCCGCGGCGGCGGGGGAAGAGGCCGGCGCTGA
- a CDS encoding DUF2950 family protein produces the protein MLGFAAAVGVAAAILTGCSTAKQPAATSATEPQVVTQLTFATPEDAVQALAYGTANDDRAYLRQVFGPEVDQLSSGDPVVDAVDVRRFAQAIEKHHEVVQNADGTATVLIGEQSVEFPVPLEKVDGRWMFNTPAGVENLTDLRVGYNELRTIEFMGLLPAAQEEYRKSDPDGDGIPNYAQRLASTPGKKDGLYWEAGPGEPQSPLGPVAARGDNSLSESLGFNGYFFRVLVRQGSGAPSGAKEYMKDGSLTEGFAVVAWPAVYDGTGVMTFLVGVDGIVYEKDAGKDSAQTIQAYDPSDGWRVSGTTK, from the coding sequence ATGCTCGGTTTTGCAGCGGCGGTGGGTGTTGCGGCCGCGATTCTGACAGGGTGCTCGACGGCCAAGCAGCCGGCTGCGACAAGCGCGACCGAGCCGCAGGTCGTGACCCAGTTGACGTTCGCGACTCCCGAGGATGCGGTGCAGGCGCTGGCGTACGGGACGGCGAACGACGATCGCGCCTACCTCAGGCAGGTCTTCGGCCCGGAGGTCGATCAACTCAGCAGCGGCGATCCGGTCGTCGACGCGGTTGACGTGAGGCGGTTCGCCCAGGCGATCGAGAAGCACCACGAGGTCGTACAGAACGCGGACGGCACGGCGACCGTCCTGATCGGCGAGCAGAGCGTCGAGTTTCCCGTGCCGCTCGAGAAGGTGGATGGACGCTGGATGTTCAACACCCCGGCCGGAGTAGAGAACCTGACCGACCTGCGGGTCGGATACAACGAACTTCGGACGATCGAGTTCATGGGCCTGCTGCCCGCAGCGCAGGAGGAGTACCGCAAGTCGGACCCGGACGGCGACGGCATCCCGAACTATGCCCAGCGTCTGGCGAGCACGCCGGGGAAGAAGGATGGGCTGTACTGGGAGGCGGGCCCGGGCGAGCCGCAGTCGCCGCTGGGCCCCGTCGCCGCGAGGGGCGACAACTCGCTCAGCGAGTCGCTGGGGTTCAACGGGTACTTCTTCCGCGTGCTGGTCCGGCAGGGATCGGGGGCCCCGAGCGGTGCGAAGGAATACATGAAGGACGGCTCGCTCACCGAGGGCTTCGCGGTGGTGGCGTGGCCGGCGGTGTACGACGGAACCGGGGTGATGACCTTCCTGGTCGGCGTCGATGGCATCGTGTACGAGAAGGATGCCGGAAAGGACTCGGCGCAGACCATCCAGGCGTACGACCCTTCGGACGGGTGGCGCGTGAGCGGGACGACGAAGTAG
- a CDS encoding peroxiredoxin: protein MSIQLGDTAPDFVQDSTEGKIRFHDWIGTSWAVLFSHPKNFTPVCTTELGEVAKIKKEFDKRNVKVIGLSVDPLSSHEQWSKDIEETQGTRLNFPLLADADKSVANLYGMIHPNASDTFTVRSVFVIGPDKKVKLTITYPPSTGRNFDEILRVIDSLQLTANHKVATPVNWKHGQDCIILPSVPNDEAKKLFPKGFKELKPYLRTTPQPN, encoded by the coding sequence ATGTCCATCCAACTCGGCGACACGGCCCCCGACTTCGTCCAGGACTCGACCGAAGGCAAGATCAGGTTCCACGACTGGATCGGAACGAGCTGGGCGGTGCTCTTCTCCCACCCCAAGAACTTCACGCCCGTGTGCACGACGGAACTGGGCGAGGTCGCCAAGATCAAGAAGGAGTTCGATAAGCGCAACGTGAAGGTGATCGGCCTGTCGGTGGACCCGCTCTCCAGCCACGAGCAGTGGTCGAAGGACATCGAAGAGACGCAGGGAACCAGGCTCAACTTCCCGCTGCTTGCCGATGCCGACAAGAGCGTGGCCAACCTCTACGGCATGATCCATCCCAACGCGAGCGACACGTTCACCGTCCGCAGCGTCTTCGTGATCGGTCCCGACAAGAAGGTCAAGCTCACCATCACCTACCCACCGAGCACCGGCCGCAACTTCGACGAGATCCTGCGCGTGATCGACTCGCTCCAGCTCACCGCCAACCACAAGGTGGCCACGCCGGTCAACTGGAAGCACGGGCAGGACTGCATCATCCTGCCGTCGGTTCCGAACGACGAAGCGAAGAAACTCTTCCCCAAGGGATTCAAGGAACTCAAGCCCTACCTCCGCACCACCCCTCAACCCAACTGA
- a CDS encoding class I SAM-dependent methyltransferase, translated as MDTRAHWESVYETKGDAELSWFQATPTTSLALFDSISPLPERVIDVGGGQSALAGELVGRGVREIAVLDISAAAIDRARARLGERADRVRWIVADALDAGDVGELDLWHDRAVFHFLTSPDDRRRYIATVERAIPRGGHVIMATFARTGPERCSGLPVCRYDASLLAGEFGESFRLVNSAAEDHGTPWGKNQAFAYAVLRRV; from the coding sequence ATGGACACTCGCGCCCACTGGGAAAGCGTCTACGAGACCAAAGGGGACGCCGAACTGAGTTGGTTCCAGGCGACCCCCACCACGTCGCTCGCCTTGTTCGATTCCATCTCGCCACTCCCGGAACGAGTGATCGATGTCGGAGGTGGGCAATCGGCTTTGGCCGGCGAACTGGTCGGCCGCGGCGTCCGCGAGATCGCGGTGCTGGACATCTCGGCCGCGGCGATCGACCGTGCCCGCGCCCGCCTCGGGGAGCGGGCCGACCGCGTCCGCTGGATCGTCGCCGATGCGCTCGACGCTGGCGACGTCGGTGAGCTTGACCTCTGGCACGACCGCGCGGTCTTCCACTTTCTCACTTCCCCAGACGACCGGCGGCGGTACATCGCGACGGTGGAGCGGGCGATCCCGCGCGGCGGGCACGTGATCATGGCCACGTTCGCACGAACCGGACCTGAACGGTGCAGCGGGCTCCCCGTGTGCCGCTACGACGCCTCGCTGCTGGCCGGCGAGTTCGGCGAGTCGTTCCGGCTGGTCAACTCCGCCGCCGAGGACCACGGCACGCCGTGGGGCAAGAACCAGGCGTTCGCGTACGCCGTCCTCCGTCGTGTGTAG
- a CDS encoding phosphatidylglycerophosphatase A: MTPPSPLPLSPVGWFFVTSGGLGTLRPAPGTWGSLPPIGLAGLLILGGIVPTGKDPSAGAIYHTVLLTLCAMASLGCIAFGPAAEVRWGKKDPSSVVADETAGQCLPLLGLPAASFSTTPRLALTLALAFVSFRIFDILKLPPAYSLQRLRGGWGILVDDLVAGVQTLIVVQLVTRLAF, encoded by the coding sequence GTGACTCCCCCCTCCCCCCTCCCCCTCTCCCCCGTCGGCTGGTTCTTCGTAACCAGCGGAGGCCTCGGCACGCTTCGCCCAGCCCCCGGAACATGGGGGTCGCTTCCGCCAATCGGACTGGCAGGGCTCTTGATCCTCGGCGGCATCGTTCCCACTGGTAAGGACCCCAGTGCCGGGGCGATCTACCACACGGTCCTCCTCACCCTGTGCGCCATGGCGTCACTCGGGTGTATCGCCTTTGGACCCGCTGCGGAGGTCCGCTGGGGCAAGAAGGACCCATCGTCGGTCGTCGCCGATGAGACCGCCGGCCAGTGCCTCCCCCTGCTGGGCCTGCCCGCCGCGAGTTTCTCGACCACCCCGCGCCTGGCCCTCACGCTCGCGCTGGCGTTTGTCTCCTTCCGGATCTTCGACATTCTCAAACTCCCGCCCGCCTATTCGCTCCAACGGCTCCGCGGCGGTTGGGGAATCCTGGTGGACGATCTGGTCGCCGGCGTCCAGACGCTCATTGTTGTGCAACTGGTGACCCGCCTCGCGTTCTGA
- the pgsA gene encoding CDP-diacylglycerol--glycerol-3-phosphate 3-phosphatidyltransferase codes for MDPASSNPVPVPSASRETPPPPALAPTPLQRRLPNILTVARVFLAIGFFASLAGFDYERSLPLLSLAPVPRQHPFLPQLVVAASLFAVAALTDLLDGYLARKWRVTSAFGRIMDPFADKLLVISAFILLAGPGFSVGGRAWSIQVSGAEPWVVAVILARELLITSIRAVLESDGVKFPATMSGKLKMVLQSVCVPTILGILSFAPAVTWPEGGGGAVRTPAGWFIAGLVWLTVLVTVWSGWPYVRHAAALMNTRSDAAPGTDA; via the coding sequence ATGGACCCCGCCTCCAGCAATCCTGTTCCCGTCCCCTCGGCCTCGCGTGAGACGCCGCCACCGCCGGCCCTCGCGCCCACGCCCCTCCAGCGCAGGCTCCCCAACATCCTCACCGTTGCCCGGGTTTTCCTCGCGATCGGCTTCTTCGCGTCCCTCGCCGGGTTCGACTACGAACGGTCGCTCCCGCTGCTCTCGCTCGCCCCGGTCCCCCGCCAGCACCCGTTCCTGCCGCAGCTGGTCGTCGCGGCGTCCCTGTTCGCCGTCGCGGCCCTGACGGACCTCCTCGACGGCTACCTCGCCCGCAAGTGGCGCGTCACCAGCGCCTTTGGCCGCATCATGGACCCGTTTGCGGACAAACTGCTGGTCATTTCCGCGTTCATCCTTCTCGCCGGCCCCGGCTTCTCCGTGGGCGGGCGGGCATGGTCGATTCAGGTCTCGGGCGCTGAACCGTGGGTCGTCGCCGTCATCCTCGCCCGTGAACTGCTGATTACCTCGATCAGGGCGGTTCTGGAGTCCGACGGCGTCAAATTCCCCGCCACGATGAGCGGCAAGCTCAAGATGGTCCTGCAGTCCGTCTGCGTCCCCACCATCCTGGGCATCCTCTCATTCGCACCGGCCGTCACTTGGCCAGAAGGTGGCGGCGGGGCAGTTCGAACCCCGGCGGGGTGGTTTATTGCCGGGCTGGTCTGGCTCACCGTGCTCGTAACAGTCTGGTCCGGCTGGCCTTATGTCCGACACGCCGCCGCTCTGATGAACACCCGGTCGGACGCGGCCCCGGGAACCGACGCGTGA
- a CDS encoding NADH-quinone oxidoreductase subunit J, producing MTELFSPVLLYVGCAVGAGGVCLALPRRGVSPQVIGAILGAVGLGLVLLAVGLRTTPSALPGPLFYIFSLIALGASLRVISHPRPVYAALYFILTIVSSAGLYLLLSAEFMAFALIIVYAGAILITYLFVIMLATESPTADAVDALQDYDRYSREPIVATVAGFAVLAALTTMIGNGAARLPMRPAGSEVALLQELPLKIQRDLVDAGVMTASERIVRGVGEEGERGAYQIDLRERTAVVASPDGVERTVEIPAGISLANVEGIAFSLLNDHPGAIEMAGVVLLMAMLGAVVLARKKVEMDDAAKRAAATRLREEMPTAPGAAA from the coding sequence TTGACCGAACTTTTCAGCCCGGTCCTGCTCTATGTCGGTTGTGCGGTGGGCGCCGGGGGGGTCTGCCTTGCGCTGCCGCGGCGCGGGGTGAGTCCGCAGGTGATCGGGGCGATCCTGGGAGCGGTGGGTCTCGGGCTGGTTCTGCTGGCGGTGGGGCTGCGGACGACGCCGTCGGCGCTGCCGGGTCCGCTGTTCTACATCTTTTCGCTGATTGCGCTGGGGGCGTCGCTGCGGGTGATCAGCCATCCAAGGCCGGTGTACGCGGCGCTGTACTTCATCCTGACGATCGTTTCGAGCGCGGGGCTGTACCTGCTTCTGTCCGCCGAGTTCATGGCGTTTGCCCTGATCATCGTGTACGCCGGGGCGATCCTGATTACCTACCTGTTCGTGATCATGCTGGCGACCGAGTCGCCGACGGCGGACGCGGTGGACGCGCTGCAGGACTACGACCGATACAGCCGCGAGCCGATCGTGGCGACGGTGGCGGGGTTCGCGGTGCTGGCGGCGCTGACCACGATGATCGGGAACGGGGCGGCGCGGCTGCCGATGCGGCCCGCGGGGTCGGAGGTGGCACTGCTGCAGGAACTGCCCCTCAAGATCCAGCGGGACCTGGTGGATGCGGGGGTGATGACGGCTTCGGAGCGGATCGTCCGCGGGGTCGGCGAGGAGGGAGAGCGCGGGGCGTACCAGATTGATTTGAGGGAGCGGACCGCCGTGGTTGCGAGCCCGGACGGGGTGGAGCGGACGGTGGAGATCCCGGCCGGAATCTCGCTCGCGAACGTGGAAGGGATCGCGTTCAGCCTGCTGAACGACCACCCCGGGGCGATCGAGATGGCGGGCGTGGTGCTGCTGATGGCGATGCTGGGGGCGGTGGTGCTGGCGCGGAAGAAGGTGGAGATGGACGACGCGGCCAAGCGGGCGGCGGCGACGCGCCTTCGCGAAGAGATGCCGACGGCGCCAGGGGCCGCCGCATGA
- the nuoK gene encoding NADH-quinone oxidoreductase subunit NuoK: protein MTLAQAGTPEAMPQSTLLHYLVVSALMFAIGLIGFLTRRNLIIMFLCTELMFQAAGIALIAFSRFWLNHTGETFVIFVLTVAAAEAALALALVVLLFRRKETLDAEQWREMRG, encoded by the coding sequence ATGACGCTGGCCCAGGCGGGAACCCCCGAGGCGATGCCGCAGTCGACCCTGCTGCACTACTTGGTGGTATCGGCGTTGATGTTCGCGATCGGGCTGATCGGCTTCCTGACGCGCCGGAACCTGATCATCATGTTCCTGTGCACGGAGCTGATGTTCCAGGCGGCCGGCATCGCCCTGATCGCGTTCAGCAGGTTCTGGCTGAACCACACGGGGGAGACGTTCGTGATCTTCGTCCTGACGGTGGCGGCGGCGGAGGCGGCGCTGGCGCTGGCGCTCGTGGTGCTGCTGTTCCGGCGGAAGGAGACGCTCGACGCCGAGCAGTGGCGCGAGATGCGCGGGTAG